A genomic window from Pseudocitrobacter corydidari includes:
- the surE gene encoding 5'/3'-nucleotidase SurE encodes MRILLSNDDGIHAPGIQALARALREFAEVQVVAPDRNRSGASNSLTLESSLRTFTFENGDIAVQMGTPTDCVYLGVNALMRPRPDIVVSGINAGPNLGDDVIYSGTVAAAMEGRHLGFPALAVSLNGTQHYDTAAAVTCTLLRALAREPLRTGRILNVNVPDLPLDQIKGIRVTRCGSRHPADKVIPQQDPRGNTLYWIGPPGEKQDAGPDTDFAAVDAGYVSVTPLHVDLTAHSAREVVGSWLEQAGVDTQW; translated from the coding sequence ATGCGAATATTGCTGAGTAACGATGACGGGATCCACGCGCCAGGCATACAGGCACTGGCCAGAGCCTTACGGGAATTTGCCGAGGTTCAGGTAGTTGCACCCGATCGTAACCGCAGTGGCGCATCAAACTCGCTGACGCTGGAATCTTCTCTTCGTACTTTTACGTTTGAAAACGGCGATATCGCCGTGCAGATGGGCACGCCGACGGACTGTGTCTATCTCGGCGTCAATGCCCTGATGCGCCCGCGTCCTGATATCGTCGTGTCGGGTATTAATGCCGGGCCGAATCTGGGCGATGACGTTATCTATTCCGGTACTGTCGCGGCGGCGATGGAGGGGCGTCATCTCGGTTTTCCGGCACTGGCGGTTTCGCTGAACGGCACGCAGCATTACGACACGGCGGCGGCGGTCACCTGTACGTTGCTGCGCGCGCTGGCGCGTGAACCGCTGCGCACCGGGCGTATTCTCAATGTCAACGTACCGGACCTACCGCTCGATCAAATCAAAGGCATTCGCGTGACCCGCTGCGGCAGCCGTCATCCGGCAGATAAAGTGATCCCGCAGCAGGATCCGCGCGGCAATACGCTCTACTGGATTGGCCCGCCGGGCGAAAAACAGGATGCTGGCCCGGATACGGATTTTGCCGCGGTTGACGCAGGGTATGTTTCCGTTACGCCGCTGCATGTCGATTTAACCGCGCACAGCGCCCGTGAAGTCGTAGGCAGTTGGCTGGAACAGGCGGGAGTGGATACGCAATGGTAA
- a CDS encoding protein-L-isoaspartate(D-aspartate) O-methyltransferase, whose amino-acid sequence MVSGRVLALLEQLRTQGIRDERVLDAIARVPREKFVDEAFEHKAWENVALPIGQGQTISQPYMVARMTELLELTPESRVLEIGTGSGYQTAILAHLVQRVCSVERIKSLQWHARRRLKQLDLHNISTRHGDGWQGWQARAPFDAIIVTAAPPEIPVALMSQLDEGGILVLPVGDEHQFLKRVHRRGGEFIIDTVEAVRFVPLVKGELA is encoded by the coding sequence ATGGTAAGCGGACGCGTACTGGCGCTTCTGGAACAACTTCGCACGCAGGGCATTCGTGACGAGCGGGTGCTGGATGCTATTGCCCGCGTTCCACGCGAAAAATTTGTCGATGAAGCGTTTGAACACAAAGCCTGGGAAAACGTCGCCTTGCCGATAGGTCAGGGGCAAACCATTTCTCAGCCCTATATGGTTGCGCGGATGACCGAACTGCTTGAGTTAACACCGGAATCGCGGGTGCTGGAAATTGGCACCGGCTCCGGGTATCAGACCGCGATTCTGGCGCATCTGGTGCAGCGCGTGTGTTCGGTTGAACGCATTAAAAGTTTGCAATGGCACGCAAGACGTCGCCTGAAGCAGCTTGATTTGCATAATATCTCTACTCGCCATGGCGATGGCTGGCAGGGTTGGCAGGCGCGTGCGCCTTTCGACGCCATTATCGTCACGGCCGCACCGCCGGAAATTCCGGTGGCGCTGATGTCGCAGCTGGATGAAGGCGGCATTCTCGTTTTACCCGTGGGCGATGAACATCAGTTTTTAAAACGCGTTCATCGACGGGGTGGCGAATTCATTATTGATACCGTGGAAGCCGTGCGTTTTGTTCCTTTAGTCAAAGGAGAGCTGGCCTGA
- the nlpD gene encoding murein hydrolase activator NlpD: MSAGSPKITVRRVAALSLVSLWLAGCTSSDNPPAPVTSVNGNTSSSTNSGMLITPQQKAGATAQNSVPATPQIQPVQPVQTQPTQIQPVSQQPVAQQPVQMQNGHIVYNRKYGDIPKGSYAGGSTYTVKHGDTLFYIAWVTGNDFRDLAQRNNVAAPYALNVGQVLQVGNASGQPITGNNPVAMASTQAATTSQTTVAKPAQNSTVAVASQPTITYSEDSGEQSANKMLPNNKPATTVTAPVTAPVASSSVPNASSTTTSAPISSWRWPTDGKIIEGFGGSEGGNKGIDIAGSKGQAITATADGRVVYAGNALRGYGNLIIIKHNDDYLSAYAHNDTMLVREQQEVKAGQKIATMGSTGTSSTRLHFEIRYKGKSVNPLQYLPQR; this comes from the coding sequence ATGAGCGCGGGAAGCCCAAAAATCACCGTACGCCGTGTTGCGGCATTATCACTGGTTTCACTCTGGCTGGCAGGCTGTACGTCTTCGGACAATCCGCCTGCGCCGGTAACCTCTGTTAACGGAAACACCTCCAGCAGCACCAATTCCGGCATGCTCATCACGCCGCAGCAGAAAGCGGGCGCAACGGCGCAAAACAGCGTGCCAGCCACGCCGCAAATCCAACCGGTGCAGCCGGTTCAAACTCAGCCGACGCAGATTCAGCCGGTCAGTCAGCAGCCTGTTGCCCAGCAGCCGGTGCAAATGCAGAACGGTCATATCGTCTATAACCGTAAATACGGCGATATTCCGAAAGGCAGTTATGCGGGCGGCAGTACCTATACCGTCAAGCATGGCGACACGCTTTTCTATATCGCATGGGTCACCGGTAACGACTTCCGCGATCTGGCGCAGCGCAACAATGTCGCTGCGCCTTACGCGCTGAACGTCGGCCAGGTGCTGCAAGTTGGGAACGCGTCCGGCCAGCCGATCACCGGCAATAATCCGGTTGCCATGGCCAGCACGCAAGCGGCAACCACTTCTCAGACGACGGTCGCAAAACCTGCACAAAATTCAACCGTGGCTGTTGCGTCGCAACCAACAATTACGTATTCTGAGGATTCAGGTGAACAAAGTGCTAACAAGATGTTGCCTAATAACAAGCCTGCGACGACAGTCACAGCGCCTGTAACAGCACCGGTTGCGAGCTCTTCCGTACCGAATGCCAGCAGTACGACAACCAGCGCGCCAATTTCGTCCTGGCGCTGGCCAACTGACGGCAAAATCATCGAAGGCTTTGGCGGCTCCGAAGGAGGCAACAAAGGCATCGATATCGCAGGTAGCAAAGGACAGGCTATCACCGCGACCGCGGATGGTCGCGTTGTGTATGCCGGTAATGCGCTGCGAGGTTACGGTAACTTAATTATCATCAAACACAACGATGATTACCTGAGCGCCTACGCCCATAACGACACAATGCTGGTCCGGGAACAACAAGAGGTTAAGGCGGGGCAAAAAATAGCTACCATGGGTAGCACCGGAACCAGTTCTACACGCTTGCATTTTGAAATTCGTTACAAGGGGAAATCCGTAAACCCGCTGCAGTATTTGCCGCAGCGATAA
- the rpoS gene encoding RNA polymerase sigma factor RpoS — translation MSQNTLKVHDLNEDAEFDENGAEVFDEKALVEEEPSDNDLAEEELLSQGATQRVLDATQLYLGEIGYSPLLTAEEEVYFARRALRGDVASRRRMIESNLRLVVKIARRYGNRGLALLDLIEEGNLGLIRAVEKFDPERGFRFSTYATWWIRQTIERAIMNQTRTIRLPIHIVKELNVYLRTARELSHKLDHEPSAEEIAEQLDKPVDDVSRMLRLNERITSVDTPLGGDSEKALLDILADEKENGPEDTTQDDDMKQSIVKWLFELNAKQREVLARRFGLLGYEAATLEDVGREIGLTRERVRQIQVEGLRRLREILQTQGLNIEALFRE, via the coding sequence ATGAGTCAGAATACGCTGAAAGTTCATGATTTAAATGAAGACGCGGAATTTGATGAGAACGGAGCAGAGGTTTTCGATGAGAAAGCCTTAGTAGAAGAGGAACCCAGTGATAACGACCTGGCTGAGGAAGAGCTGTTATCGCAGGGGGCCACACAGCGTGTGCTGGACGCGACTCAGCTTTACCTTGGAGAGATTGGTTATTCTCCACTGTTAACAGCCGAAGAAGAAGTCTATTTTGCACGTCGTGCATTGCGTGGAGACGTCGCCTCCCGTCGCAGGATGATCGAGAGTAACCTGCGTCTGGTGGTAAAAATTGCCCGCCGTTATGGCAATCGTGGTCTGGCGTTGTTGGATCTTATCGAAGAGGGCAATTTGGGGCTTATCCGCGCCGTTGAGAAGTTTGACCCGGAACGCGGGTTCCGCTTTTCAACCTACGCGACCTGGTGGATCCGCCAGACGATTGAACGGGCGATTATGAACCAAACCCGTACCATTCGTTTGCCGATTCACATCGTCAAAGAGCTGAACGTCTATCTGCGTACGGCGCGCGAGTTGTCCCATAAACTGGACCACGAGCCAAGCGCAGAAGAGATAGCCGAACAGCTGGATAAACCGGTTGATGACGTAAGCCGTATGCTGCGTCTCAACGAGCGCATTACCTCGGTCGACACGCCGCTGGGCGGAGACTCTGAAAAAGCGCTGCTGGACATCCTGGCCGATGAAAAAGAAAACGGCCCGGAAGACACCACGCAGGACGATGACATGAAACAGAGCATCGTCAAATGGCTGTTCGAACTGAACGCCAAACAGCGTGAAGTGCTGGCACGTCGTTTCGGTTTACTGGGGTATGAAGCTGCAACGCTTGAAGATGTGGGCCGCGAAATTGGCCTGACTCGTGAACGCGTTCGTCAGATTCAGGTTGAAGGTCTGCGTCGTCTGCGTGAAATTTTGCAGACGCAGGGGCTGAATATCGAAGCGCTGTTCCGCGAATAA